Part of the Scyliorhinus canicula chromosome 13, sScyCan1.1, whole genome shotgun sequence genome, TTTAGAATTTTTTCCTCTTCTTCCCTGAGATCTCGGATGAAACGCTGCTCTTTCTCAGTGAGAATCTGGTGCATTTTAGTGAACTCGGATGTGATGTGGCTCTGCAGACTGACCGACTGTTTCTATaagaagaaacattaaaaataatatgTTTGTGTcataaaaacaacaaaataatgaATTAAATTTGGAAGTTTAGCACAGGGAGACTTTACCCTAATTTGGGAAATCTTCtgtttctgctgctgctccatttctAGAACCGTCGATTTCTTCTGTGTGAGAGAATCTAAGGAAGATTTCACCCCATCCTGGGATTGGGAGagaaaatcagaaaataaaaGTGTTAGACCCTGAAAATATGATCAAATAATCAGGTGATCAAATCTGTTCCCTTTTACCTTGTAGATTTCAACAGCTTCTTTAATCGGGATGAAGCGGTGTTCTCTGTGTTCCCGCGAATCTCTACAAATCAGACAGATCAATTTCTTGTCAGTTTCACAAAACAGCTTCAGTTCTTCCTGATGTTCCTCACAGTGAAGTTTACGTTCCTTCTCTTTCTGATTCAGCTTAAATTTTCGAGCTTTCTCAGCTAGATTCGC contains:
- the LOC119975844 gene encoding zinc-binding protein A33-like codes for the protein MASRQQEESWTEEAICPICLDFFTDPVSLECGHNFCRSCITQCWEKERNSCPECRQEFPEINLRTNRVLANLAEKARKFKLNQKEKERKLHCEEHQEELKLFCETDKKLICLICRDSREHREHRFIPIKEAVEIYKDGVKSSLDSLTQKKSTVLEMEQQQKQKISQIRKQSVSLQSHITSEFTKMHQILTEKEQRFIRDLREEEEKILKTMEKIFVKFRRI